ACCCGGGGTGCTGCACCAGCCGCAGCGCCTTCCCGCTCATCCACACCACCCCGGCCAGATACGACGTGTGGCTGGAGTCCGGGCGCAGGTAGGCCAGCTGCACCGCCGGCTGACCCTTCACCGTCACCACCGGGCGGAACACCCCCTCACCGGCCAGCCCCGGAGAGGCCAACGGCGCCAGCGGCGCGTGCACCACGACCGTTCCGCGTGCCACGCTCGAGCCGGCACGTGGCGTCTGGCTCGCTGCCGTCCCGAGCTGCGCGAGGGCGCCGGGGTCGAGCTTGCCGCCGACCTTGGGTGGGTGCAGCTGGTACTGCAGGTTCTCGGCCGCGGTGACCAGCGCGCCCATCCCGTGGTCACGACCCCACTCGGCCACCCGAGCCGCCATGCTGTCGGTCCCCGGCGCGGTCACCGCCCGACCCAACGACCAGGCGACACTCCCCAGCAGCAGCAACACGATCAAAATCAGAGCCCGCACCACGCGGCGACCCCGCCGAGTCAGCCGCAGACGTCCCCGGGCGCGACCATTTCCGCTCGCGGGTGCGGCAAGGGGCGTCCTTGGCTTCTGGGCGGTGCTCACCAACCTGTCCCTTCGGCCGCGGACTCACCATCAGGCCGGCTGACGCGGACCCCGTGTCCGCACCCATCACCGGGCGAAACGCGCACGCCAAGTCTGCCCCGCCACTGTAAGAACTCGAATGATACGCCCCGGCAGATGAGAGAACGATGAGCCCGACACGGGGACAAGACAGGCAAGGAAAGCCTTACCTGACCAGGAGAGTTGTCGTCGACACAACTCGTGCTGTACTCCGGGAACACACGCACGTCGTGATCCGTTGACCGCCCGGAGCATCCGCTCCCTGAAGCGCCAGGAGCAAGGGTGAGAGGTCGGTTCGGGCCGGCCGCGGTGAGCAGCGCCGTGGCGATCGTGGTCGCGTTGGTTCTCGGAGGGTGCAGCACTGCCCACCAGACGGAAAAGACGAACGGCGCGGTCCTCGCCTCGTCCGTCTCCGTTCCGGCGGTCCAGCCGCCGCAGGCCGCGGCCCGTCGCCCCGTGCTGGTCCACGGCTGGGCGGCCTCGCTGCAGACCGGGATGCCCGCCAACTTGCCGGGGACCCCGGCGGTCGCGCCCTGCCAGCCAGCCGACCAGGCGACGGGCTGGCTGGCCCGGGAGAACGCCCGACCCGGTAACACGAGCTGGCAGGTGCACTACCGGACCAGCACGGCCCAGGTGGTGGGCTACCTCGGCCAGACCAGCGCCGCGTGCGGCGACCACGTCGCGGTGCACCTGAGCTCGGCTGGTGGCCCAGCGCAGATCAAGGTCTTCAGGGTCGGCTGGTACCACGGGGCGGGAGCCCGACTGGTCTGGACCTCAACCGTGCTGACCGTGCGGCCACAGCGCCAGGCGCGGCCCAATGGTGCCACCCGGGTGATCCAGGAGAACTGGCCGACCACCACGACGATCCCGATCACCCCGTCCTACCCGCCGGGGCTCTCCCTGGTGGAGTTCGTCAGCCTGCGCGACCACGCGGTGAGCGCCGCCCCGCTGGTCGTCTCCGACCCGACCAGCAGCGCGCCCGTGGCCGTCCAGCTCAGCGCGGCCACCTGGGCCGCCTACAACACCTACGGTGGCGCCAGCCTCTACCACGGACCAGGCAGACTGAACGCCCTTCGGTCGTTCGAGGCAGGGCTGAGCCGTCCGCTGGTCGGGGACGGGCTGCGTGAGCTTCTCGTCCGTGACGTCGCCCTGGTCCACCAGGTCGAACGCCTCGGGCTGGACACCGCCTACCTGACCGACTTCGACGTCGACGCGACCCCCAGCCTGCTGCTCACCCACCACGAGATCATCATCCCCGGGCACGCCGAGTACTGGACCGCGCGGATGGTGCACGCCCTAGAAGCCGCCCGCAACGCCGGCGTCAACGAGGCCTGGCTCGGCGCCAACGACGTGTCCTGGCAGATCCGCATCAACCGGACCGCCAACGGCCAGCCCACCGGGGTGGTCTGCTACCGCACCTTCGCCGACCCCGTCGCCGCCAGCGAGCCGGCCCTGGCCACCGTCCGCTGGTACCAGGACCCGGGCCCGGCGCTCGACGCCGGCGCCCTGGTCGGACAGCGCTACGCCGGCCTGAAGATGGACAGCGGCCTGCGCCTGCGCACCGCCCCGTCCTGGCTGGTCACCGGCACCGGGCTGCACATCGGATCCCTGCTACCCAACGCGGCCGCCAACGAGGTCAACGGCATCGTCACCCTGCGCGGACTGCCGCCGAACCTGCAGGTCATCGCCGAAGGCGTGTTCCACCGCGCCGGACAGCTGTGGCCCGTCGACATGACCTACTACACGGCTCCCTCCGGAGCCGCGGTCTTCTCCGTCGGCACCACCGACTGGGCGTGTCAGATCGACGGCTCCTGCGCCGACCACCACATCCCCCGGACCGAGGCGAGCCTGCTGCAGCGGTTGACCGCGAACCTGATCCGAGCCTTCGCCCAGACCGGGTTCGGCACAACCCACCCCTCGACCCTCACCCCACCCACCCCATTCACAGCGCTCGCCCGCAGCCTGCCCGCCGGGCAAGTGGGCACCGCCGGACGGCCCGAATGAGCCCGGCGCTCGCCAGCCCCACGGCAAGTCCATGCCGCTAGGCCAACGGGGCCAGCGCATCCACGCGACTGAGGTGGCCGCGGTAGCGGTCGCCACTGCGTGTCGCCGGATGCCGTGCACCGCGGCACCGAACGGCGGCGCGGCCGTGACACGGCGGCGCGAAGACGCGAGGAGAAGGGCAGGTGGCTGACACGACAGATCGTTCCGGCCCTTTGACGCCTCGCCGCGCGCGGAAGCTCCGCCAGCCTTCGGCGCCCGCTTCGCGAGGCCCATCCAGGTGCTCGGTGGATCAGTCCTCGGCTCGGGCATCCTCGCAGTGCCTGAGTTCGCAGGGCCGTTCACGGTCCCCTCATCAACCGGGACTAGCTTCCCGCTGATCTTGGCGAAGGCGCGACGCCTGGACGCGCGCATGCAAAGGCATCACGGTGCTCGGGAGGTCACGGTTGTCGCTCACGGGGCCGGTGTTCTTCGCTCTTGTTCTCGTGGTGACGGCGGCGGCGTTTGCTGCGACAGTGCTGCTTCTGCCACGTGTCTCGGCGGGTCGGCCCCGCCCGGTGCTTGCACGCGTGTCGATGTTGCTGGTGGTCAATCTGCTGGTCCTGTTCACGGCAGCGGTCGCGCTGAATGATCAGTTCAGCTTCTTCGCTGACTGGACGGACTTGCGCGGGACGTTCTTCGGCGGCCCGGTGGGCGTGACCGCCCATGCGGGGGCCGGCGCGGCCCAGGCCGCCGGGGTGGTGATCAAGCCGCCGTCGCTAGCAGCGACCTCGCCGGCGCTGCCGGGGTTGCCACCTGGGGCGAGCTCCACCGACCGGGTCCTGCGCTACACAGTGACCGGGGCGGCCAGCGGGCTCTCGGGGACCGTGTTGGTCACCCTGCCCGAGGGCTACACCCTGCCGGCCAACCAGAGTCGTCGGTATCCGGTCCTGGAGACCTTCTCCGGGTACCCCGGCGAACCCTCCGAGTGGATCGACTCGATGAACCTGGGGAACGCCCTCGACCAGGCGGTGGCCCAGCACACGCTCGGACCCGTCATCACTATCTCCCCGACCACGGAGTTTCCCCCCGGCGTGGACACCGAGTGCGTTGACGGCCCCGGCGGCTTCCCCAAGGTCGAGACGTGGCTGACCCAAGACGTGCCGAACTGGGTGATGCGCACGTTGCGGGTGCGTACCGACCGGGCTTCCTGGGCGACGATCGGGCTGTCCACCGGCGGGTGGTGCGCCGCGATGGCCACCATGTTGCACCCTGGCCAGTACGCGGCCGGCATCGTCATGGGCGGCTACTACCAGCCTGATTTCTCGTCGAACTACGTACCGTTCAGGTCGAACAGCGCCGAGGCGCAAAGATACAACCTCGTTGCCCTGGCCCGATACCGACCCCCGCCCGTCGCACTGTGGCTAGAAACGTCCCACTCCGACCCCGTCTCCTACCCGTCCACGGCGCGGCTGCTGGCAGCGGCGCATGCACCGCTGTCTATCCAGGCCCTGGTCCTGGCCCACGCGGGGCACCGGACGAGTCTGTGGAGCAGCGAGCTGCCCCAGGTCCTCACCTGGCTTGGCCGGTACATTCCCGGGTTCGCCCCGTAACAACTGAGTCCGTCAAGCCTTGGGTTAGCCAGCCTGAGTGCCAGCGGGCTGGACGGGCTTGCTGAACTTGGACGTGCGGCAGCCGACCCGGCCCGGCATGTCGCTATATTCCTCAGTCATGCCAGGGGTGCTCGGAAGGCGACTCAGCCGTGGAGTGTTAGTGGTAGTTGTCCTGCCCACCTTGTTGGCGGCGGCCTGTGCGACACCGGATCAGACGCCCGCCCGCCCCACAAGCGCCTCCGCGAGCGCGTCAAACCCGGCTGTCCCAGCTCAAGCGGCGCGCCCGTCAGCGACCGCCGACCCCCCGACCCTGTCCGCGGTGGGTCCCCTGTTCGCCGCCGGGCTGCCCTCGGTGCACACCTGCACCGCCAGCGTCGTCTCCAGCCCCACCGGCAACATCATCGTGACCGCCGCTCACTGCGTGTCCGGCACCGGAGCCGGTCAACTGTTCGCCCCCGGCTACGACGACGGCGGCGTGCCGTACGGCACCTGGGTGGTGCAGCGGGCCTACCTGGCGCCGAGCTGGATCACGCACCAAGACCCGGCAGTCGACTTCGCCTTCCTCGTCGTCGCACCCTCCACCACCAACCGGACACGAGCCTCGGTGCAGTCGGTGGTCGGAGCGAACACGCTGGGCAGCGCCCCCGCAACTGGCCAACAGGTGACCGTGGCCGGCTACACGATCGGCCACGATGATCTCCCAGTGGTCTGCACCGCCACCGTGTACCGCACCCGGGGGTATCCCAGCTTCGACTGCCCGGGATTCGCCGACGGCACCAGCGGCTCCCCGTGGATCTCCCACTACAACGCTGCTACCGGGACGGGCACGATCACTGCGCTCATCGGCGGACTCAACCAAGGGGGCTGCACAGCGGACACCTCCTACAGCGCACCGTTCACCGACACCGTCAAGCAGGTCTACGCCCGCGCGGTGGCGGGCGAACCGGCCGACGAGACCCTGCCGGCCGGTCTTCCGATCTGCTGACGCCGCGCACTACCGCCGAATCGCCCCATAGTGGCAGCCCCGCGATTCATGCGACCCGACGGCCGGCGGTCGCCAGGTTCCGTCGCAGCCCACGCGGAAATGGACAGTCCCTCCGACGGACGAGCCCCCGCCGGGGACGTGACCCGATGTCCAGGGGCCCTGTCTGTCGAAGTGGCTAGAGGCCGGAGACGTGCGCGATGCGGCCGATGAGCGCGGTGACGATCATGGCTGCGGTGCCGCCGATGACCACGCGCAAGGTAGGGCGCAGCAGGGCCGTGCCGGCGGCTCGGGCACCCAGCAGCCCGGCGACCGCCAAGCCCACGATGGTCACTGCGACGATCAGGTCCAGCCGAGGTCCCTCGCCGTGGGCGAGCATGCCGAGGAACGGCACCAGCCCGCCGAGGGTGAAGCTGATCGCCGACGCCGCGGCGGCTTGGAGGGGGCGTGCCTTCGTCGACTCGTGCTGGCCGAGCTCGTCGCGCAGGTGCGCCTCCAGCGGGTCCTTCTCATGCAGGGTGACGGCGACCTGCTCGGCGAGCTCGCGCGGGAGCCCCCGCGCCTGGTAGATCTGGGTGAGTTCCTCCAGTTCTCCGGGCGGGTCCGCCGCGAGGTGGTTGATCTCCATCTCCCGGTCCGCCCGCTCCACGTCGGACTGCGAGCTGACGGACACATACTCCCCGGCTGCCATGGCCATCGCCCCAGCCGCCAATCCGGCGATACCCGCGGTCAGGATCGCCCCGGTCGAGGCGCCGCTGGCCGCCACCCCGACCATCAAGCTGGAGGTGGACACCAGTCCGTCGTTGGCCCCCAAAACCGCGGCGCGCAGCCACCCGGCCCGCCCGGCCCGGTGTCCCTCCGGCTGCCCTGCGACCGCGTCGAAGAACGTCACCCGCACATCGCACCACACCCGCCGC
This genomic window from Actinomycetes bacterium contains:
- a CDS encoding N,N-dimethylformamidase beta subunit family domain-containing protein; protein product: MRGRFGPAAVSSAVAIVVALVLGGCSTAHQTEKTNGAVLASSVSVPAVQPPQAAARRPVLVHGWAASLQTGMPANLPGTPAVAPCQPADQATGWLARENARPGNTSWQVHYRTSTAQVVGYLGQTSAACGDHVAVHLSSAGGPAQIKVFRVGWYHGAGARLVWTSTVLTVRPQRQARPNGATRVIQENWPTTTTIPITPSYPPGLSLVEFVSLRDHAVSAAPLVVSDPTSSAPVAVQLSAATWAAYNTYGGASLYHGPGRLNALRSFEAGLSRPLVGDGLRELLVRDVALVHQVERLGLDTAYLTDFDVDATPSLLLTHHEIIIPGHAEYWTARMVHALEAARNAGVNEAWLGANDVSWQIRINRTANGQPTGVVCYRTFADPVAASEPALATVRWYQDPGPALDAGALVGQRYAGLKMDSGLRLRTAPSWLVTGTGLHIGSLLPNAAANEVNGIVTLRGLPPNLQVIAEGVFHRAGQLWPVDMTYYTAPSGAAVFSVGTTDWACQIDGSCADHHIPRTEASLLQRLTANLIRAFAQTGFGTTHPSTLTPPTPFTALARSLPAGQVGTAGRPE
- a CDS encoding alpha/beta hydrolase-fold protein produces the protein MLLVVNLLVLFTAAVALNDQFSFFADWTDLRGTFFGGPVGVTAHAGAGAAQAAGVVIKPPSLAATSPALPGLPPGASSTDRVLRYTVTGAASGLSGTVLVTLPEGYTLPANQSRRYPVLETFSGYPGEPSEWIDSMNLGNALDQAVAQHTLGPVITISPTTEFPPGVDTECVDGPGGFPKVETWLTQDVPNWVMRTLRVRTDRASWATIGLSTGGWCAAMATMLHPGQYAAGIVMGGYYQPDFSSNYVPFRSNSAEAQRYNLVALARYRPPPVALWLETSHSDPVSYPSTARLLAAAHAPLSIQALVLAHAGHRTSLWSSELPQVLTWLGRYIPGFAP
- a CDS encoding trypsin-like peptidase domain-containing protein; its protein translation is MGPLFAAGLPSVHTCTASVVSSPTGNIIVTAAHCVSGTGAGQLFAPGYDDGGVPYGTWVVQRAYLAPSWITHQDPAVDFAFLVVAPSTTNRTRASVQSVVGANTLGSAPATGQQVTVAGYTIGHDDLPVVCTATVYRTRGYPSFDCPGFADGTSGSPWISHYNAATGTGTITALIGGLNQGGCTADTSYSAPFTDTVKQVYARAVAGEPADETLPAGLPIC
- a CDS encoding VIT family protein gives rise to the protein MTFFDAVAGQPEGHRAGRAGWLRAAVLGANDGLVSTSSLMVGVAASGASTGAILTAGIAGLAAGAMAMAAGEYVSVSSQSDVERADREMEINHLAADPPGELEELTQIYQARGLPRELAEQVAVTLHEKDPLEAHLRDELGQHESTKARPLQAAAASAISFTLGGLVPFLGMLAHGEGPRLDLIVAVTIVGLAVAGLLGARAAGTALLRPTLRVVIGGTAAMIVTALIGRIAHVSGL